One Persicobacter psychrovividus DNA window includes the following coding sequences:
- a CDS encoding succinate dehydrogenase cytochrome b subunit yields the protein MSWVKQTLGSTIGRKFLVSLTGLLLISFLLVHCIINSFALISPELYNDAGNFMGSNPFISVVAKVLFAGILVHVIVSAALTVFNRKARGGNAYAVTGNNKKVKWASKNMGLLGSVLLLFIVGHLAHFWVRIQFTELPGEFMLADGHHNLYAMLREGYSHAWIVALYVISMIPLAYHLNHGFQSAFQTLGLNHKNYTPAINAVGAAFSIVIPLLFAAVPLAFFFGVIS from the coding sequence ATGAGTTGGGTAAAACAAACCCTAGGCAGTACGATCGGTCGGAAGTTCCTCGTCAGCCTAACAGGTCTATTATTAATCAGTTTTTTATTAGTGCACTGTATCATCAACAGTTTTGCACTTATCAGCCCAGAATTGTACAATGACGCGGGTAATTTTATGGGGTCAAATCCATTTATCAGTGTTGTAGCGAAAGTACTTTTTGCGGGTATCCTTGTTCACGTAATTGTATCTGCAGCCTTGACGGTTTTCAATAGAAAAGCGCGCGGTGGCAATGCTTATGCCGTAACAGGAAACAACAAAAAAGTTAAGTGGGCATCCAAAAACATGGGGCTTTTGGGTTCTGTATTGTTATTGTTCATTGTGGGTCACTTGGCGCACTTTTGGGTAAGAATTCAGTTCACCGAGTTGCCAGGAGAATTTATGTTGGCAGATGGACATCACAACTTGTATGCGATGTTGAGAGAAGGTTATTCTCATGCGTGGATCGTGGCCTTGTATGTGATCTCGATGATCCCGTTGGCTTACCATCTTAATCATGGTTTCCAGAGTGCATTCCAGACTTTGGGTTTGAACCACAAAAATTACACTCCTGCGATCAACGCAGTAGGGGCGGCGTTCTCTATCGTCATTCCTTTATTGTTTGCAGCAGTGCCATTAGCGTTTTTCTTTGGTGTTATTTCCTAA
- a CDS encoding fumarate reductase/succinate dehydrogenase flavoprotein subunit: MSLDSKIPEGALADKWTNHKFNLKLVNPANKRKYDIIVVGTGLAGASAAASFGELGYNVKAFCYQDSARRAHSIAAQGGINAAKNYKNDGDSVFRLFYDTIKGGDYRSREANVYRLAEVSNAIIDQCVAQGVPFARDYGGLLDNRSFGGAQVSRTFYAKGQTGQQLLLGAYSALSRQIKSGKVKLYTRNEMLDLVLVDGKARGIITRNLITGKIERHSAHSVVLGTGGYGNVFFLSTNAMGCNGTAIWRAYKKGAQFGNPCFTQIHPTCIPVHGTQQSKLTLMSESLRNDGRVWVPKTVETAQKLQKGQIKPTDIAEEDRDYYLERIYPSFGNLVPRDVASRNAKNMCDAGKGVNETGLAVFLDFKTAIARDGEDAIRAKYGNLFQMYEKITDDNPYKTPMMIYPAIHYTMGGLWVDYNLMTTIPGLYAIGECNFSDHGGNRLGASALMQGLADGYFVIPYTIGDYLAKTPYDKVPTSHPAFDEAEQVVTGRINTLLNSKGDKTPDEYHKELGLIMWEYCGMARNAEGLTKAKGMIQKLRKEFWEGVKLIGVNEEMNMTLEKALRVADFLELGELMVDDAFARTESCGGHFREESQTEEGEALRKDDEFAFVSSWEYQGEGKPAKLNKEELVFENVKLTQRSYK; the protein is encoded by the coding sequence ATGAGTTTAGATTCAAAAATTCCAGAAGGTGCTTTAGCCGATAAATGGACTAATCATAAATTTAATTTGAAGTTGGTAAACCCTGCCAACAAGCGTAAATACGATATTATTGTAGTAGGTACAGGTCTTGCTGGTGCATCGGCTGCGGCTTCTTTCGGAGAGCTCGGTTACAATGTGAAGGCGTTCTGTTATCAGGATTCTGCTCGCCGTGCGCACTCTATTGCTGCACAGGGTGGTATCAATGCTGCGAAAAATTATAAGAATGACGGTGACTCTGTTTTCCGTTTGTTCTACGATACGATTAAAGGTGGTGACTATCGCTCAAGAGAAGCGAATGTTTACCGTTTGGCAGAAGTATCCAATGCCATTATTGACCAGTGTGTAGCGCAGGGAGTTCCATTCGCTCGTGATTATGGTGGGCTATTGGATAACCGTTCTTTCGGTGGTGCGCAGGTATCTCGTACTTTCTATGCCAAAGGACAAACAGGTCAGCAGTTGTTGTTGGGTGCTTATTCCGCACTTTCTCGTCAAATCAAATCAGGTAAGGTAAAACTTTACACTCGTAATGAGATGCTTGATCTTGTATTGGTGGATGGCAAAGCGCGCGGAATCATTACACGTAACTTGATTACGGGTAAAATCGAGCGTCATTCAGCACACTCTGTTGTTTTGGGTACAGGTGGATATGGTAACGTATTCTTCCTTTCTACCAATGCAATGGGCTGTAACGGAACGGCAATCTGGAGAGCATACAAGAAAGGTGCACAATTCGGAAACCCATGTTTCACGCAAATTCACCCTACTTGTATTCCAGTACACGGCACGCAGCAGTCGAAATTGACTTTGATGTCAGAGTCGTTGCGTAACGATGGTCGTGTTTGGGTTCCTAAAACAGTAGAAACTGCTCAGAAACTTCAGAAAGGTCAGATTAAGCCTACTGATATTGCTGAGGAGGATCGCGATTACTATTTGGAGCGTATCTACCCATCATTCGGTAACTTGGTACCTCGTGATGTAGCGTCCCGTAATGCGAAAAACATGTGTGATGCTGGTAAAGGGGTGAATGAAACTGGTTTGGCGGTATTCCTCGATTTCAAAACGGCTATCGCTCGCGATGGTGAGGATGCTATCCGTGCCAAATATGGTAACCTTTTCCAGATGTATGAGAAAATCACTGATGATAACCCATACAAAACACCAATGATGATTTATCCTGCGATCCACTATACAATGGGTGGCCTTTGGGTAGATTACAACTTGATGACAACCATTCCTGGTTTGTATGCTATCGGTGAGTGTAACTTCTCTGATCACGGTGGTAACCGTTTGGGAGCTTCAGCCTTAATGCAAGGTTTGGCCGACGGTTATTTTGTGATTCCTTACACTATTGGTGATTATTTGGCGAAAACGCCTTACGATAAAGTACCTACTTCTCACCCTGCATTTGATGAGGCGGAGCAAGTAGTAACAGGTCGTATTAATACTTTATTGAATTCTAAAGGTGATAAAACACCTGATGAATACCATAAAGAACTTGGATTGATCATGTGGGAGTACTGTGGTATGGCACGTAATGCTGAAGGTTTGACAAAAGCCAAAGGTATGATTCAGAAACTTCGCAAGGAGTTCTGGGAAGGTGTTAAACTGATCGGTGTGAATGAAGAGATGAACATGACTTTGGAGAAAGCTTTGCGTGTAGCAGACTTCCTGGAGTTGGGTGAATTGATGGTGGATGATGCTTTTGCACGTACAGAGTCTTGTGGTGGTCACTTCCGTGAAGAATCACAAACTGAAGAAGGCGAGGCATTGCGTAAAGATGATGAATTTGCTTTTGTAAGCAGCTGGGAATACCAAGGTGAAGGTAAGCCTGCGAAGCTTAACAAAGAGGAATTGGTTTTCGAAAACGTAAAACTGACACAACGTTCTTACAAATAA
- a CDS encoding succinate dehydrogenase/fumarate reductase iron-sulfur subunit yields the protein MSSNHKGLNFTLKVWRQKNAQAKGEFKEYPVSNVSPDSSFLEMLDIMNEDLLHKGEDPVYFDHDCREGICGMCSLFINGRPHGPGEEITVCQLHMREFNSQDGGTITIEPWRAAAFPVIKDLVVDRGAFDRIQQAGGYVSINTGGVPDANAIPISKEVADKAMDAATCIGCGACVAACKNASAMLFVSAKVSQFSLLPQGQAEKKRRVLAMVDQMDTEGFGACTNTGACEAECPKGISLENIARMNRDYLAASLSQEH from the coding sequence ATGAGTTCTAATCATAAAGGTTTAAACTTCACGCTTAAAGTTTGGCGCCAGAAAAATGCCCAGGCGAAAGGCGAATTTAAAGAATACCCTGTATCTAATGTATCTCCAGATTCTTCTTTCCTGGAGATGTTGGATATCATGAATGAGGATCTTTTGCACAAAGGCGAGGATCCAGTATATTTTGATCACGATTGCCGTGAAGGTATCTGTGGAATGTGTTCATTGTTCATTAATGGACGTCCTCATGGACCAGGTGAAGAGATCACTGTATGTCAGTTGCACATGCGTGAGTTCAACAGCCAGGACGGTGGAACCATCACTATTGAGCCATGGAGAGCAGCCGCTTTCCCTGTTATCAAGGATTTGGTAGTTGATCGTGGTGCTTTCGACCGTATCCAGCAAGCAGGTGGTTATGTGTCGATTAATACTGGTGGAGTACCTGATGCCAATGCGATTCCAATTTCTAAGGAAGTAGCAGATAAAGCAATGGATGCCGCAACCTGTATTGGTTGTGGTGCATGTGTGGCAGCCTGTAAAAATGCTTCTGCAATGTTGTTTGTTTCGGCAAAAGTTTCTCAGTTCTCTTTATTGCCACAAGGGCAGGCGGAGAAGAAACGCCGTGTATTGGCAATGGTAGATCAAATGGATACCGAAGGATTTGGTGCATGTACCAACACTGGTGCTTGTGAGGCTGAATGTCCTAAAGGCATCTCTTTGGAGAATATTGCACGCATGAACCGCGATTACCTTGCGGCTTCATTGTCACAGGAACACTAA
- a CDS encoding redoxin family protein → MSAKLIKGQKFPQLEATDVFGKSVVLPSAESQHNLYIGFFRNATCPFCSLYTYQLAKRSAEFAEKGLRMVFIFEAKNQQIVNSAFLKDMEAVTLISDPTRGLYQQYGVDKSLIGMVRTMVKGQMKVKQQILEKEGINLPASEASATMPAEIILDKNGNVLKAHYSKDLDDRLGLAALEAYLPERQTAIK, encoded by the coding sequence ATGTCAGCGAAATTAATCAAGGGTCAAAAATTCCCTCAACTCGAAGCCACCGATGTTTTTGGCAAGTCTGTTGTTTTACCTTCTGCAGAAAGTCAGCATAATTTATATATTGGCTTTTTCCGAAATGCAACCTGCCCTTTTTGTAGCCTCTATACCTACCAATTGGCCAAGCGATCGGCCGAATTCGCAGAAAAAGGACTTCGGATGGTCTTTATTTTTGAAGCCAAAAATCAGCAAATTGTTAATAGCGCATTTTTAAAGGATATGGAGGCGGTAACCCTTATTTCAGATCCAACACGTGGATTGTATCAGCAATATGGTGTCGACAAATCCTTGATCGGCATGGTAAGAACAATGGTCAAAGGGCAAATGAAAGTCAAGCAACAAATACTCGAGAAAGAGGGCATCAACCTACCCGCTTCAGAGGCATCTGCAACCATGCCTGCGGAAATCATCCTCGACAAAAATGGAAATGTATTGAAAGCCCACTACAGCAAAGATCTTGATGATCGTCTTGGCTTAGCGGCTTTGGAGGCTTATTTACCTGAGAGGCAGACTGCCATTAAATAG
- a CDS encoding hydroxymethylglutaryl-CoA lyase, translated as MTIPKMKHTPISLIECPRDAMQGIAEFIPTEVKLKYLRQLIKVGFSAIDFGSFVSPKAMPQMRDTAELLDGLGDTSEHELIAIVANLRGAEDAISFPQITHLGFPLSISEIFQQRNTKKNTDAAWQVVERLQAMVVNHQKKLIVYLSMAFGNPYEEPYQPSLLRAFIERLRNIGVETIMISDTIGAASPDLIKEVFSQYIPQYPQLEIGTHLHATPVHQKEKIMAALQSGVRRFDGAIGGYGGCPMAKEELTGNLDTLQLIHCLKDQDVNLALDEQALAKAKQLNQEIFNQYL; from the coding sequence ATGACCATCCCAAAAATGAAGCACACTCCGATAAGTCTCATTGAATGTCCTCGCGATGCCATGCAGGGGATTGCGGAATTTATTCCCACTGAAGTAAAGTTAAAGTACCTGCGACAGTTAATCAAGGTCGGTTTTTCAGCCATTGATTTTGGGAGCTTTGTGAGCCCGAAAGCCATGCCGCAAATGCGCGATACTGCGGAACTGCTCGATGGGTTGGGGGACACTTCCGAACATGAGCTGATCGCTATTGTTGCGAACCTCCGTGGTGCTGAAGACGCCATTTCGTTCCCTCAGATTACGCACCTCGGCTTCCCTTTATCCATTTCTGAAATATTTCAGCAACGAAATACCAAAAAAAATACCGATGCCGCCTGGCAGGTGGTCGAACGCCTACAAGCCATGGTAGTCAATCATCAAAAAAAATTGATCGTTTATCTCTCGATGGCCTTTGGCAACCCCTATGAAGAACCCTATCAGCCTTCGCTACTTCGTGCATTTATCGAACGCCTCCGCAATATAGGCGTAGAAACCATCATGATTTCTGACACCATTGGCGCAGCAAGCCCCGACCTCATCAAGGAGGTTTTCTCGCAATACATCCCTCAATATCCACAACTTGAAATTGGCACACACCTCCACGCAACACCTGTTCATCAGAAAGAAAAAATCATGGCGGCACTCCAATCGGGTGTTCGCAGATTTGATGGTGCTATTGGTGGTTATGGAGGTTGCCCGATGGCCAAAGAAGAGTTGACAGGCAACCTGGATACCCTCCAGCTTATTCATTGCCTGAAAGATCAAGATGTGAATTTAGCACTCGATGAGCAGGCTTTAGCGAAAGCCAAACAACTCAATCAGGAGATATTTAATCAATATTTATAA
- a CDS encoding AMP-binding protein, with protein MGLNKQTLDQFFANVVEQYHAKQSLAYVGQSPFTYAEFGRKVVNTRLKLEESNIIHGDRIMILGAPSPNWCVAFLAVTTMGAVAVPVMDEVASNDIDHIIKHSEAKAIFIADNIYESQSLTRMPKLKVFSLDQLEVVAEPLQPIEKRTGGQQVQEDDLAEILYTSGTTGHSKGVMLTHKNIVSNAIESSSQIGIIDSSSVVLGILPLAHAFGGTAMFLGGIFHGSEIHFLRRKPTPKLLLAAMEEVRPTVLCAVPLIFEKIFHKQVLPKINKSKIFSKMVKNSLGRRVVYRLIGTKIMKMFGGRLRGAIIGGASLNREVEQFLNDAKIPFAPGYGLSEAAPVVACCHPSKAKMGSVGLITNGCTVKIVEANEQGVGEILVKGPNVMQGYLKNDAATAEVFTEDGWLITGDRGFMDEEGYLYIRGRSKNVIIGPSGENIYPEVIEDKLKESLYVEEALVYAENNKVTARVYPDLSYIEGELNGTHLSNEDMQEYLQKLLNDVMKDTNKKLAASARVKAIRVQEEPFIKTPTKKIKRPLYVPNYGM; from the coding sequence ATGGGATTGAACAAACAAACCCTTGATCAATTTTTTGCCAATGTTGTTGAGCAGTATCATGCGAAACAATCGCTGGCGTATGTGGGACAGTCCCCTTTTACTTATGCGGAGTTTGGACGTAAGGTTGTCAATACCCGCCTAAAGTTAGAGGAGTCGAACATCATTCATGGTGATCGAATAATGATCCTTGGGGCGCCGTCACCAAATTGGTGTGTCGCCTTTTTGGCCGTTACTACTATGGGCGCTGTTGCGGTGCCTGTCATGGACGAAGTGGCGAGCAATGACATCGACCATATCATCAAACATTCAGAAGCAAAAGCAATTTTTATTGCTGATAATATATATGAGTCTCAGTCTTTGACGCGTATGCCGAAGCTGAAGGTTTTTAGTCTTGACCAGCTGGAAGTAGTGGCAGAGCCACTTCAGCCGATTGAGAAAAGAACTGGAGGGCAGCAGGTGCAGGAAGACGACCTGGCGGAAATCCTTTACACTTCAGGGACGACTGGCCACTCAAAAGGGGTGATGCTTACCCATAAAAACATTGTTTCCAATGCCATCGAGAGCTCCTCTCAAATTGGGATCATTGATTCCAGTTCTGTGGTTTTGGGTATCCTGCCTTTGGCGCATGCTTTTGGCGGAACGGCAATGTTCCTTGGGGGGATATTTCATGGCTCAGAAATTCACTTCCTTCGCCGTAAGCCGACCCCAAAGTTGTTGCTGGCAGCGATGGAGGAGGTTCGGCCAACAGTGCTTTGTGCGGTTCCTTTGATCTTTGAAAAGATCTTCCACAAGCAGGTATTGCCTAAAATCAACAAGAGTAAAATCTTCTCGAAAATGGTGAAAAACTCCCTCGGTCGTCGTGTGGTTTACCGCTTGATCGGGACGAAAATCATGAAAATGTTTGGTGGCCGTTTGCGTGGTGCAATTATCGGTGGGGCATCTCTTAACCGAGAAGTTGAACAATTTTTGAACGATGCAAAGATTCCTTTCGCGCCAGGGTACGGACTCTCAGAGGCAGCGCCCGTAGTGGCTTGTTGTCATCCATCGAAAGCAAAAATGGGCTCTGTAGGTTTAATCACCAATGGCTGTACAGTTAAAATCGTTGAGGCGAATGAGCAGGGTGTAGGCGAGATTTTGGTGAAGGGTCCGAACGTTATGCAAGGGTACCTGAAAAACGATGCTGCCACTGCTGAGGTATTTACAGAAGATGGCTGGCTGATTACGGGGGATCGTGGTTTTATGGATGAGGAAGGTTACCTATACATTCGTGGTCGCTCAAAAAATGTGATTATTGGCCCTTCGGGAGAAAATATCTACCCTGAAGTTATTGAAGATAAACTCAAAGAATCTCTTTATGTGGAGGAGGCTTTGGTTTATGCGGAGAATAATAAGGTGACTGCACGTGTTTATCCTGACTTGTCTTATATTGAGGGCGAACTGAATGGGACGCATCTGAGCAATGAGGATATGCAAGAATATTTGCAAAAGCTGCTGAACGACGTGATGAAAGATACCAATAAAAAGTTGGCGGCCTCTGCGCGGGTAAAGGCAATACGAGTTCAGGAGGAGCCATTTATCAAAACACCGACCAAGAAAATAAAAAGGCCTTTGTATGTGCCAAACTACGGCATGTAA
- a CDS encoding YciI family protein — MKDYMILIFPEGNPVEEKTGESHRGDIKDIGQYLERLSLQGHLKEAQPLEPGAVTIRGTEGNFEVTSLPPNQVDIAGYYMITADNMQQAVNIAQGDPRFGDGAWRMEIRAVMQMGGIPDEGAILDNSL; from the coding sequence ATGAAAGACTATATGATTCTAATTTTCCCTGAGGGGAACCCTGTGGAAGAAAAAACAGGTGAAAGTCACCGAGGAGATATCAAAGACATCGGTCAGTACCTTGAGCGCCTTTCGCTGCAAGGCCACCTGAAAGAGGCACAACCACTGGAACCTGGCGCAGTAACTATTCGGGGAACAGAGGGCAATTTCGAGGTCACTTCCCTGCCTCCCAATCAGGTAGATATCGCAGGTTATTATATGATTACCGCAGACAATATGCAACAGGCGGTTAATATTGCCCAGGGCGACCCACGCTTTGGTGACGGTGCCTGGCGAATGGAAATCCGTGCGGTGATGCAAATGGGAGGAATTCCCGATGAAGGTGCAATTCTTGACAATTCCCTTTAA
- the trpS gene encoding tryptophan--tRNA ligase — translation MARILTGIQSSGGTPEQPGRPHLGNILGAILPAIELAEKEQNEALYFIADLHSMTTIKDAGLRRQNVLNVAATWLAFGLDVEKNIFYRQSRIPETAELTWFLSCNTPFPMLQNAHSFKDKADKLSDVNAGLFTYPVLMAADILLYDAEIVPVGKDQKQHLEMTRDMAKSMNHQYGEELFVVPEASINKQVMIVPGTDGQKMSKSYNNVIDIFLPQKQLKKQVMGIVTDSTPLEEPKNPDTCNVFSLYKLIASEEQIAEMRANYEGGNYGFGHAKKALLELILEKYEAPRERFNYYMENLQELEATLEKGEARAREIAQKNIAKFRTAMGL, via the coding sequence ATGGCTCGGATTTTAACTGGTATTCAAAGCTCGGGGGGTACTCCTGAGCAGCCCGGACGCCCGCATTTGGGAAATATTCTTGGTGCAATCTTGCCTGCTATCGAGTTGGCAGAAAAGGAGCAGAATGAAGCACTCTACTTCATCGCTGATTTACATTCGATGACCACCATTAAGGACGCAGGTCTTCGTCGTCAGAATGTACTCAATGTGGCAGCTACCTGGCTGGCTTTTGGTCTTGATGTTGAAAAAAATATCTTCTACCGCCAGTCTCGTATTCCTGAAACCGCGGAGCTTACCTGGTTTTTGAGCTGTAACACGCCATTTCCAATGCTCCAGAACGCCCACTCTTTCAAAGACAAGGCCGACAAGCTTTCGGATGTAAATGCAGGATTGTTCACCTACCCTGTATTGATGGCCGCTGATATTTTGCTTTACGATGCCGAGATTGTTCCTGTCGGTAAAGACCAGAAGCAGCATCTTGAAATGACGCGCGACATGGCCAAAAGCATGAACCACCAATATGGTGAAGAACTGTTCGTTGTTCCTGAAGCGAGCATCAACAAGCAGGTTATGATTGTTCCTGGTACAGATGGCCAAAAGATGAGTAAATCTTACAACAACGTCATTGATATCTTCTTGCCTCAAAAGCAATTGAAGAAACAGGTGATGGGCATTGTAACTGATTCGACCCCATTGGAAGAGCCTAAAAACCCTGATACCTGTAATGTATTCTCTTTGTATAAGCTGATCGCCTCTGAAGAGCAGATCGCCGAGATGCGTGCCAACTACGAAGGCGGAAACTACGGTTTTGGTCATGCAAAAAAAGCATTGCTGGAGCTTATCCTCGAGAAATACGAAGCGCCGCGTGAACGCTTTAATTACTATATGGAGAATCTTCAGGAACTGGAAGCTACCCTTGAAAAAGGAGAGGCCCGTGCCCGTGAGATCGCTCAGAAAAATATTGCCAAATTCAGAACAGCTATGGGGTTATAA
- a CDS encoding DUF1573 domain-containing protein — translation MRNLVFFFAAMLISFSALAQAKITFKESDHDFGNIEEVDGPVSYTFHFKNDGQVPVQISNVRASCGCTTPAWSKDPILPGKDGFIKASYNPKGRPGAFHKSLTITSNASPNIQYLYIKGNVKPKPRTPKDDLPTKMGAMRVKYRSFNMGKLTDDKATTKTFDVMNDSEKPLTFLGAKTPSHIKITFSKKTLAPAEKAQVSVTYNAKAKNDLGFLSDQVIINTDEEGTNGKKSLRVVATIEEYFPPMSAAEMAKAPHLSIAGAVYEFGSVNEGEKVSHEFAIRNTGQQPLEIRKTKANCGCTVPELPKSTLAPGEASVIKVVFNSKGRRGNQYKTVTIFTNDPQKPTQVVTLKGKVIEK, via the coding sequence ATGAGAAATTTAGTTTTCTTTTTTGCGGCCATGCTGATCAGCTTCAGTGCTTTGGCTCAGGCAAAGATAACCTTTAAGGAAAGTGACCATGATTTTGGTAACATTGAAGAAGTTGATGGGCCAGTGAGCTATACTTTTCATTTCAAAAATGATGGACAAGTGCCTGTTCAGATTTCCAATGTGCGTGCTTCTTGTGGGTGTACGACCCCTGCCTGGTCTAAAGATCCGATCTTACCGGGTAAAGATGGTTTCATTAAAGCATCATATAACCCAAAAGGACGCCCTGGCGCATTCCATAAATCTTTGACCATTACCTCTAATGCCAGTCCGAATATTCAGTATTTGTACATTAAAGGTAATGTGAAACCTAAGCCACGCACCCCAAAGGATGACCTCCCAACGAAAATGGGGGCTATGCGCGTAAAGTACCGCTCATTCAACATGGGTAAACTGACTGACGATAAGGCGACCACCAAGACTTTTGATGTGATGAACGACTCGGAAAAACCATTAACTTTCCTTGGCGCAAAAACACCTTCGCATATCAAAATTACCTTCAGCAAAAAAACTTTAGCCCCTGCGGAAAAAGCACAAGTTTCGGTTACTTATAATGCTAAGGCGAAAAATGATCTGGGATTCCTGAGCGATCAGGTGATTATTAACACAGATGAAGAAGGCACAAATGGGAAAAAATCATTGCGTGTTGTTGCGACAATCGAGGAGTACTTTCCACCAATGTCGGCGGCAGAGATGGCAAAAGCGCCACATTTGTCGATTGCAGGTGCTGTTTATGAGTTCGGTTCAGTGAATGAAGGCGAGAAAGTGAGCCATGAGTTTGCGATCCGAAATACGGGGCAGCAGCCTTTGGAGATCCGCAAGACCAAAGCTAACTGTGGCTGTACAGTGCCTGAGCTGCCAAAATCAACATTGGCTCCAGGCGAAGCTTCTGTGATCAAGGTGGTGTTCAATTCAAAAGGACGTCGGGGCAACCAATATAAAACGGTGACGATTTTCACCAACGACCCTCAGAAGCCTACACAGGTGGTAACACTGAAAGGTAAAGTGATTGAAAAATAG
- a CDS encoding YggS family pyridoxal phosphate-dependent enzyme, with the protein MSISKNIADFNHQLEGTSARLIAVSKTKPQEAIEEAYAAGQRAFGENKVQEMADKAANLPKDIEWHQIGHLQTNKVKYLAPFVALIHSVDSIKVLKEINKQAKKVDRIINCLLQVHIAEEQSKFGLSYEETADILCEIAKDYQNIRITGLMGMATNTDNEQQVRKEFAGLKKFFETHKTKDLCPNVALQEISMGMSGDYKIAIEEGSTMVRVGSSIFGHRNYDQ; encoded by the coding sequence ATGAGTATCAGTAAAAATATTGCCGATTTTAATCATCAGCTTGAAGGCACTTCTGCCCGACTTATTGCCGTCAGTAAAACCAAACCACAGGAAGCCATTGAAGAGGCTTATGCGGCTGGCCAGCGTGCCTTTGGTGAAAATAAAGTTCAGGAGATGGCCGACAAGGCGGCCAACTTGCCCAAAGATATTGAGTGGCACCAGATTGGGCATCTGCAAACCAACAAAGTGAAGTATCTGGCTCCTTTCGTTGCCCTTATTCATTCTGTAGACAGCATTAAGGTACTGAAAGAGATCAATAAGCAGGCAAAAAAGGTCGATCGCATTATCAATTGCCTGCTTCAGGTACATATTGCCGAAGAGCAGAGCAAGTTCGGTTTATCTTATGAAGAAACGGCCGACATTCTTTGTGAGATCGCCAAAGACTATCAAAACATACGCATCACTGGGCTGATGGGCATGGCGACCAATACCGACAACGAGCAACAGGTCCGTAAAGAGTTTGCAGGGCTGAAAAAATTTTTTGAGACCCATAAGACCAAAGACCTGTGCCCAAATGTTGCGCTTCAGGAGATCAGTATGGGGATGAGTGGTGATTATAAAATTGCTATTGAAGAAGGCAGTACGATGGTCCGTGTAGGGTCCTCTATTTTCGGCCATCGGAATTACGATCAATAA
- a CDS encoding LysE family translocator, giving the protein MLGFFKGLMFGVLLAFMVGPAFFALIQTSIHKGFRAGATLAFGISSSDSIYILLSYIGVSSFVDQPGVAEVMALVGGGVMVVYAALLLLKPPKEIKKHESRGTTTISKMGHFGQFLKGFFLNGMNPGIILFWIAMVGIITSNNSFSDLDRHMFFVGIITCVLSLDLTKAYAAHRLSQIITVKLLRKLNLIIGVVLLVFGLKLLYDGYQAHYHPGEQSNPDLELFKKL; this is encoded by the coding sequence ATGTTAGGATTTTTTAAAGGGTTGATGTTTGGCGTCTTACTGGCTTTTATGGTCGGTCCTGCGTTCTTTGCATTAATACAGACAAGTATTCATAAGGGCTTCCGAGCTGGGGCGACTTTGGCTTTCGGAATTTCCTCAAGTGATTCGATATATATTCTGCTGAGTTATATAGGGGTGAGTTCTTTTGTGGATCAGCCAGGCGTAGCAGAGGTCATGGCGTTGGTCGGTGGAGGTGTAATGGTGGTGTATGCTGCCTTATTGCTATTGAAGCCACCAAAAGAAATAAAAAAACATGAGAGTCGCGGGACGACGACCATTTCGAAAATGGGGCATTTTGGTCAGTTTTTGAAAGGTTTCTTCCTGAATGGGATGAATCCGGGGATTATATTGTTCTGGATTGCGATGGTCGGTATTATTACCAGTAATAATTCATTTTCCGATTTGGATCGGCATATGTTTTTCGTCGGGATTATTACCTGTGTGTTGTCGCTCGACCTTACCAAGGCCTATGCCGCTCACCGATTGAGCCAGATTATTACCGTGAAATTGCTGCGTAAACTGAACCTCATTATTGGTGTTGTATTGTTGGTCTTTGGACTGAAGTTGCTCTATGATGGCTATCAGGCGCACTATCATCCTGGGGAACAGTCAAATCCAGATCTTGAATTATTCAAAAAATTATAA